The segment TGACAAGGGTGCTATCCTGCGGCTTAAAAGACTTTTATGCTCAAGGCTTGGAATGCAATGCACAAAGAGGAAGAGGCTTCATTCCAGGACACTTTGACCCTCaggtttgttttatttttattttcttggccgtgagtttatttttaatttaaccttgGCAGGCATCAAAACTAAATTCAGTGGTAGGAATTCTTGCTCACCTGGCCGGCAGTCACTTTGGAGATATAAGAACAGCACTTTTGGACTTATTCAAGGTGATTTTAGAACCTTTGTGaagatttttagtttttaataccTACTTTACAGTGGAGTTTGAGTGACGAAGACTCGACTGATGCATTGAAATTGGCCACCGTGCCCTATTTGCTGCACTTGGCGTCTCTGAATTCCATTTTGTTCAAAGCACTGAGTGCTGAAGCGCTTCAATCACGTAATTTTGACctattgtttgattttctgCAACTTCAACCTCTTCATTATGGTTCTAGTGAATTGCAAAATGCTACCAAAACTTGCAAAACTGGCTTCTTCGTGGTCCAACTATTTCGGAGGAGGAACTGCTATGCAAGATTTGGTTGTCCACCTAGCGCTTGGTTGTGAACAAGGAGGAGCTCAGGCCTTCTCGTTGCTCTTGGACGCAGCAGGGCCTGAAGGCGGTCTTACCATGGAACAGAGAAACTCGTGTGCTGAAACCttgggtaaaaatattaatttttgcaggcGATCTAGGCTTTTGAAATTGAAGTCTTGGTTTTCTGGTTCCATTTACTTCACCACCCGTTTTTTCAccacttaatttttaccaatttcttacgcgagaaatgaattttttcccatttctAACCctgtaaaaatctaaaacttgCGTTCGGCGTGGTCAAAACTTCCTCTATTGtctttaaaatagtttatttctgCCTAAATTTCTACTAAATTTccctctgacaatttttcaagtcaaggtcatgagcaaataattagaaaactgaggtgcaagcgttgcctgcaagaaactggctgaaaaaatcgttttttccactgcactgcattattttaaatgcgttTTTTCCAGAACTGTTTTTACAAGAAGTCGGCCTGATGGTGAGGACAGTGGAGGTTGGCCAGCCGCCCATCCAGCTTGCCATGTGCATTCGAAAGGAGTTGCACACCCTGCAGCCACTGTTGTTGAGCTCTGACGGCTTGCGGGCTCACGCAACGCTCCGCTTGATATCTCTAATGGGACACCACTCCTCGGCAGTGCCGTTGCTGGCAATTGCGTTCCTCTTGTCCAACGCGACCCAAGATTACCAACTGGGAGCCATCCTGGCTCTGTGCGAAGCAACAAAGGCGACGCAGCCGAATCTTCTAGCCGACGCCTTGGAGCAAGAACTCGGCTGCCGGGACAACAAGAATCACGAAACACTGTGGTGCAATTTGGCATCTTTGTTGAAGTACGAGCACGAAACCAAACCAGGGCCCGTTTTGGAGGCGGCCAAACGGTGCTTCCCGTCGATCGCGGAAGCCGTCAGGGACGGAAATTCGGAAGCAGCCAAAGTGCTGGAACTGGCCCTGCCTGCTCCCCAGGGCGTCGAGATTTCCCTGAAACTGACGAGAGCGACCACAACCTACTTCTTCCACAGTCTGGAAGAGGCGGACGACCTGACTCGCATTGCCGCCGGTCGCAGGGCCGTCCGACTGCTGACCAAACTGTGCTGTGGCTCGCTGGCGGCGCGGGCGTTGGCCCTGAGGGAGCTGCTGGAGGGAGCCATTCGAACGTCTCAGGCTCGTCTCTTCGGCGCCATGACCACCAGGAGAGCCAAACCCGGCTCGATGCTGACGTCTTCCGAGCCGACACTGCTCAAGGACAACCAGAAGCAGTCCGTCAGCGTGCTGCTTCCACAACGCAAGTCGACGGTGTTCCACGCTGGAATCATCGGGATCGGACCGAGGAGGATGATCACCTACCCCGTGCCACCGGCGGCGCAGGTCTTCAGTAACTGCCAGCTGCTGATCGAGGCGTGCAAAGCCTGCTGCTGTCAGGATGGCGACGTAGACAAGCCGCCCAACCCTGAGGCCATGAACGATCTGGCCCTCATAATGGTCGAGCTGATCTCACCTGACGTCATGTACAACGACCTGCAGTGGCCCGACGAGGAGTTCAGCAAGGAGGTGACCGTGGAGAGGGACCAGCACATCAGGAGGATCATGGACGACAAACCGGTGGTCTGGGACCTGCTGAGGCTGGTGGCCACCCAGAGGCCAGCACTGTGCTACTGCTCGGTGCTGCTCAGGGCGTACGCAGCCTCCCTGATGGGCCAGTGGAGGTGTATACCAGGCATCCGCCCTCCAAAGCTGGTCAGCCAAACTCAGCAACTGCTTGACGTGCTTTTGCTCGGACAGCTCATCCCTCTTACCTTGGCCACGTCCAGGCATATGATTCCATCTATCAATCCACCGCAGGTAATTCTTTAAAGCCAAACGCTCTCCATACGTGAATATTGGCAACCCATTTGGGGCCCACtacagggttgcattttcttaCCACCCGGGTTTTTTActactcaattttttaaaattctcgcgcaagaaatgcaagaaacgaatttattccattttgaaaatctaaaatttgcggtcggtttggtcaaaatttcctttacagtgcaatttttttcttttaaattcccATTTTCTGCCTTAATTTCTCTcaagacaatttttcaagtcgaggtaaagaaataatttgaaaaccaTTGAACACTAAGGTGCATTAcggcctgcaagaaactggtaaaaaaaaacgtaatttaCCACtgaactgcatttttttaaaataaaatgttttgcaccCCTGGCCCGCTACAATGCGAAATGCAATGGTGAGAGAAAGGCGTCTTATTGGAAAATTGGAGTTTTACCGTCGtgtgaacatattttttggtaaaattttgcgTGAAATACGAATctgacatattttttttaaaatttaaattattaattttcagtggggctaatttttttaaatcatgttGGCTacaatttaagattttctcAAGAAGTAAGCATTCATGAATTATAGGtgaaattttacagcaaagCAACAATCgaaagtaatttaatattgcaaatatttgataCACTCCATCCGAGAGCCTTCTAGAGGTCGATGAGGGTTCAAAGGCACaaatctgctttttatttaaactcggacaaataatttcaatgccAATTTTAGGATAGATCctaaaagctgataaaatatccagtttttctcttttttctaataattgcTATACTGACTTTCAACCCTATctggtgaattaaaaacagcTTAACTTTACGAAAAAtgatctgattttgaaaaaccaaacatttttggaatcagcTCATCAAGATGagtccaaaattttccaattctaatttttttattttttattttattgacgAGGTGTATTGGTCACTGGTAGCGGAAAaaattgcgcaattttaccgcgaCTTGGAAAAATTATGGCTTGCGCGAAAGGTGGTAAGtactagaaaatttataaacaaaatgaggaaaaactggaaattaatgaaaaatttaagattatgctaactaaaaaaataactcttgATTCGGATTCCGCGGAAAACTTTAGCCTAAAAATCATGTATGAACGAcggaaaaaattgctctcattTCCGATTAGACACCTTGcacatttttctcctttgCATTTCGCATTAATAGTGATGTCCGCAAGAGGGAGGCTATTCCCTTTTCCCCTACTGCTAAAGTTCACGGATctaatggaattttttggTTGGGATCCTTGGCCTCCCGAGGCCGCCAAG is part of the Cloeon dipterum chromosome 1, ieCloDipt1.1, whole genome shotgun sequence genome and harbors:
- the omd gene encoding integrator complex subunit 5, whose amino-acid sequence is MASTSKSNTPQDLMQDFRNFLSGSRNASKANHVELTRTALNLLKSLPSARDSVLEYFCTVMDISVTRYVQQLEAERVGQQNQQNQPNFSFPEEGIVAEIHSVLCSFVTTNPEAWAPIISKWSLELLGDLSSNYAGKGLGMAGGLSESLQLWMSCRATRTLMDITTQCLACLMNSDTESCINSLLDVSVAHSPHFDWVVAHVGSCFPKTVVTRVLSCGLKDFYAQGLECNAQRGRGFIPGHFDPQASKLNSVVGILAHLAGSHFGDIRTALLDLFKWSLSDEDSTDALKLATVPYLLHLASLNSILFKALSAEALQSLNCKMLPKLAKLASSWSNYFGGGTAMQDLVVHLALGCEQGGAQAFSLLLDAAGPEGGLTMEQRNSCAETLELFLQEVGLMVRTVEVGQPPIQLAMCIRKELHTLQPLLLSSDGLRAHATLRLISLMGHHSSAVPLLAIAFLLSNATQDYQLGAILALCEATKATQPNLLADALEQELGCRDNKNHETLWCNLASLLKYEHETKPGPVLEAAKRCFPSIAEAVRDGNSEAAKVLELALPAPQGVEISLKLTRATTTYFFHSLEEADDLTRIAAGRRAVRLLTKLCCGSLAARALALRELLEGAIRTSQARLFGAMTTRRAKPGSMLTSSEPTLLKDNQKQSVSVLLPQRKSTVFHAGIIGIGPRRMITYPVPPAAQVFSNCQLLIEACKACCCQDGDVDKPPNPEAMNDLALIMVELISPDVMYNDLQWPDEEFSKEVTVERDQHIRRIMDDKPVVWDLLRLVATQRPALCYCSVLLRAYAASLMGQWRCIPGIRPPKLVSQTQQLLDVLLLGQLIPLTLATSRHMIPSINPPQILMLMRDVWNYLKDNVPSPKFFKRDAVKGEVAWREKMPEDSPYSETLRLIMQSHLETLGGLYAQVFVKPQLGESFSKPVG